A window of Bacteroidota bacterium genomic DNA:
CTGGCTCCGATCCCGTCGTCCTGGCGGAGGCGGGCCTTGGCCTCGCGGCGGTAGTCGGCGTCGAACTCGTAGAGGACGGCGTCGGCTGAGACCTCGACGTCCCCGAGGCGGAGGGTCTGGCCGTAGTCGGTCGGGGCGAGGGCGGAGAGGTCGGGCGTCGCGCCCGAGGCCTCGCCGGCCGACGCGAACCAGTCGGCGGGGACCACGAGTGGGGCGAGGGTGCCCCGGTAGAGCGTGACGACGGCGGCGTCGGGGGTGTAGCTGGCGGCCACGAGGAGGTCGGCCCGGTTCTCGGCCTCCAGGGCCTCGCGCAGCTCGCGGGCCGGGAGCATCCGGGCGACGCCCTTGTCGACCACGACGTCCGACACCGTCTCGTAGGCCGCCCGCTCGCGGGGACGGAGCGCGGCGGTCACGAGCACGCGGGCGATCCGCCGGGTGGGGCGGTCGCGGACGGTG
This region includes:
- a CDS encoding helix-turn-helix transcriptional regulator, which gives rise to MPTSSAPTRLARVVWLDGTDPGALGRTRRRDVVVAPKADWLRAAFGRTVRDRPTRRIARVLVTAALRPRERAAYETVSDVVVDKGVARMLPARELREALEAENRADLLVAASYTPDAAVVTLYRGTLAPLVVPADWFASAGEASGATPDLSALAPTDYGQTLRLGDVEVSADAVLYEFDADYRREAKARLRQDDGIGASIRRLRKQRGLNQGTVAEAAGLSRRELGRIERGEVQSPHADTIERIARALAIAPNELESF